In a single window of the Hippoglossus hippoglossus isolate fHipHip1 chromosome 7, fHipHip1.pri, whole genome shotgun sequence genome:
- the haus7 gene encoding HAUS augmin-like complex subunit 7 isoform X2 — MMHCSEAASCPLVEGLYLQDADSMLQLLCTPSQHRTDILAWICSSINPHFATSKSMSKRSKDSDVVTKEMALLGQELMLCKAGDLDLIRGDASPYRQLQFLEELLTLVPGCRKSAGHKMDAEMLLNEVFSAENLPHLSQMLEPTFNPWPAHIKALHKGTKSSHKPSREGAADVAALLQETQSALEQLQSECDFLKEAQSPDVFSPSSLRVAACDLQQLMATFSHVYETDLRAYCSRDPPSLSTETTVFQRVHQLLLDCNTELDMLNEVSEASASMSEEVNALQTQPRYWRRGEKHSLPDQLAELTRRSKDFLSLMATSSDHE; from the exons TGAGGCTGCGTCTTGTCCCTTGGTGGAAGGTCTGTACCTACAGGATGCAGACagcatgttgcagctgctcTGTACTCCCTCTCAGCACCGCACTGACATACTGGCATGGATCTGCAGCAG TATCAACCCACATTTTGCCACTTCCAAGTCGATGTCAAAGAGATCTAAAGACTCAGATGTTGTAACTAAAG AAATGGCTCTGCTTGGGCAGGAGCTGATGCTGTGCAAAGCAGGTGACCTGGATCTGATCAGG GGTGATGCAAGTCCTTACCGGCAGCTTCAATTCCTGGAGGAGCTTTTAACTCTAGTGCCAGGCTGCAGGAAGTCTGCTGGGCACAAAATGGATGCAGAGATGTTACTGAACGAGGTGTTTTCTGCTGAGAATCTGCCTCACCTCTCACAAATGCTTGAACCCACATTCAACCCCTGGCCTGCACACatcaa AGCTTTACACAAAGGCACCAAGTCCTCTCACAAGCCCAGTAGAGAGGGGGCTGCTGATGTGGCTGCCCTTCTTCAAGAGACTCAGTCAGCACTGGAGCAGCTGCAGTCAGAG TGTGACTTCCTGAAGGAGGCCCAGAGTCCTGACGTCTTCTCTCCCAGCTCATTGCGTGTGGCAGCGTGTGACCTCCAGCAGTTGATGGCTACTTTCAGCCATGTTTATGAAACAGACTTGAGAGCTTACTGCAGCAGAGATCCACCCAGCCTCAGCACAGAGACCACTGTCTTCCAGAGAGTACACCAACTGCTGCTGGACTGCAACACG GAGTTGGATATGTTAAATGAAGTATCAGAAGCTTCTGCGTCCATGAGTGAAGAAGTTAATGCGCTACAAACACAACCTCGCtactggaggagaggagagaagcacTCGCTAC cgGACCAACTGGCAGAACTTACCAGGCGAAGTAAAGACTTTCTGTCACTGATGGCAACATCTTCAGACCATGAATAA
- the haus7 gene encoding HAUS augmin-like complex subunit 7 isoform X1, which translates to MAAASKDQLVRLVYDALQAASCPLVEGLYLQDADSMLQLLCTPSQHRTDILAWICSSINPHFATSKSMSKRSKDSDVVTKEMALLGQELMLCKAGDLDLIRGDASPYRQLQFLEELLTLVPGCRKSAGHKMDAEMLLNEVFSAENLPHLSQMLEPTFNPWPAHIKALHKGTKSSHKPSREGAADVAALLQETQSALEQLQSECDFLKEAQSPDVFSPSSLRVAACDLQQLMATFSHVYETDLRAYCSRDPPSLSTETTVFQRVHQLLLDCNTELDMLNEVSEASASMSEEVNALQTQPRYWRRGEKHSLPDQLAELTRRSKDFLSLMATSSDHE; encoded by the exons GCTGCGTCTTGTCCCTTGGTGGAAGGTCTGTACCTACAGGATGCAGACagcatgttgcagctgctcTGTACTCCCTCTCAGCACCGCACTGACATACTGGCATGGATCTGCAGCAG TATCAACCCACATTTTGCCACTTCCAAGTCGATGTCAAAGAGATCTAAAGACTCAGATGTTGTAACTAAAG AAATGGCTCTGCTTGGGCAGGAGCTGATGCTGTGCAAAGCAGGTGACCTGGATCTGATCAGG GGTGATGCAAGTCCTTACCGGCAGCTTCAATTCCTGGAGGAGCTTTTAACTCTAGTGCCAGGCTGCAGGAAGTCTGCTGGGCACAAAATGGATGCAGAGATGTTACTGAACGAGGTGTTTTCTGCTGAGAATCTGCCTCACCTCTCACAAATGCTTGAACCCACATTCAACCCCTGGCCTGCACACatcaa AGCTTTACACAAAGGCACCAAGTCCTCTCACAAGCCCAGTAGAGAGGGGGCTGCTGATGTGGCTGCCCTTCTTCAAGAGACTCAGTCAGCACTGGAGCAGCTGCAGTCAGAG TGTGACTTCCTGAAGGAGGCCCAGAGTCCTGACGTCTTCTCTCCCAGCTCATTGCGTGTGGCAGCGTGTGACCTCCAGCAGTTGATGGCTACTTTCAGCCATGTTTATGAAACAGACTTGAGAGCTTACTGCAGCAGAGATCCACCCAGCCTCAGCACAGAGACCACTGTCTTCCAGAGAGTACACCAACTGCTGCTGGACTGCAACACG GAGTTGGATATGTTAAATGAAGTATCAGAAGCTTCTGCGTCCATGAGTGAAGAAGTTAATGCGCTACAAACACAACCTCGCtactggaggagaggagagaagcacTCGCTAC cgGACCAACTGGCAGAACTTACCAGGCGAAGTAAAGACTTTCTGTCACTGATGGCAACATCTTCAGACCATGAATAA